Proteins encoded together in one Onychomys torridus chromosome 1, mOncTor1.1, whole genome shotgun sequence window:
- the Slx1a gene encoding structure-specific endonuclease subunit SLX1 encodes MGPTARPGRFFGVYLLYCQNPRHRGRVYVGFTVNPARRVRQHNAGRKKGGAWRTSGRGPWDMVLILHGFPSAVAALRFEWAWQHPQASRRLTHVGPRLRSEASFAFHLRVLAHMLRAPPWVRLPLTLRWLRPDFRHELSPAPPPHMPIAFGPPPQPLVPKRLTASEADGERQWDLEAKASCMLCARKLQDEEGPLCCPHSGCPLRAHIICLAEEFLREDPGQLLPLESHCPSCKNSLLWGSLVGQCHTDTEEEEDLELEEEHWTDLLET; translated from the exons ATGGGACCTACAGCAAGACCGGGGCGCTTCTTCGGTGTCTACCTGCTCTACTGCCAGAACCCTCGGCATCGGGGCCGCGTTTACGTGGGATTCACTGTCAATCCTGCTCGTCGGGTCCGGCAACACAACGCCGGTCGCAAAAAAGGTGGCGCCTGGAGGACCAGCGGGAGAGGACCCTG GGACATGGTGCTGATCCTGCACGGTTTCCCGTCTGCTGTGGCCGCCCTTCGG TTTGAATGGGCCTGGCAGCATCCTCAGGCCTCACGCCGCCTGACTCACGTGGGGCCGCGCCTGCGCAGTGAGGCCTCCTTTGCCTTCCACCTGCGCGTGTTGGCGCACATGCTCCGAGCTCCTCCGTGGGTGCGCCTCCCTCTAACCCTGCGCTGGCTGCGACCTGACTTCCGCCACGAACTCTCTCCAGCGCCCCCACCACACATGCCCATTGCCTTTGGGCCGCCACCCCAGCCCTTGGTCCCGAAGCGACTCACTGCAAGTGAGGCTGACGGCGAGCGCCAGTGGGATCTCGAGGCCAAGGCCAGCTGCATGCTCTGTGCGCGTAAGCTGCAG GATGAAGAGGGACCCCTGTGCTGCCCCCACTCTGGTTGTCCCCTAAGAGCCCATATCATCTGCCTGGCAGAGGAGTTCCTGCGGGAAGATCCTGGGCAGCTTCTACCTCTAGAGAGTCATTGTCCTAG CTGTAAGAACTCATTGCTTTGGGGAAGCCTGGTCGGGCAGTGCCACACGGACACCGAGGAGGAAGAGGACTTGGAATTGGAAGAGGAACACTGGACAGACTTGCTGGAGACCTGA